Proteins co-encoded in one Opitutus terrae PB90-1 genomic window:
- the rlmN gene encoding 23S rRNA (adenine(2503)-C(2))-methyltransferase RlmN — translation MSPSAPTNLYDFTRAELRLWLSRRELNPVHAARIWSYLYLDLVEGFGAMTELPARVRARLEAEMCVGNLKIARETDSRDGFTRKYLLELADGAAIETVLMRFAGRATACVSSQVGCAMGCVFCATGQMGYTRHLTAGEIVAQAVHVARALRTAAFEKCHVMRDPSPGREAGEKSRDEADRHRAPPTPRLRNLVLMGMGEPLHNYEAVMRAVDILRDDGGLALGAERITLSTVGVVPGILRLAAEKRPVHLAVSLHAADQEERAALVPVAKKWPLDELMAACRTYSETTGRRVFYEWTLIEGRNDTAAHARAVGRLLRGLPAQVNLIPLNPTAGYDGTPGRTEAARRFQEILSREFALPSTVRQRRGIDIAAGCGQLAVAEQS, via the coding sequence TTGAGTCCTTCCGCGCCCACCAACCTCTATGATTTCACGCGCGCCGAGCTGCGGCTCTGGTTGAGCCGCCGTGAACTCAACCCGGTGCACGCGGCGCGGATCTGGTCTTATCTTTATCTCGATCTGGTGGAGGGGTTCGGGGCGATGACGGAGCTGCCGGCGCGGGTGCGAGCCCGGCTCGAGGCCGAGATGTGCGTGGGCAATCTCAAGATTGCGCGCGAGACGGATTCGCGTGACGGCTTCACCCGCAAGTATCTGCTCGAGCTCGCGGATGGCGCGGCCATCGAGACCGTGTTGATGCGCTTCGCGGGCCGGGCCACCGCGTGCGTGTCGAGCCAGGTCGGCTGTGCGATGGGCTGCGTGTTCTGCGCGACCGGCCAGATGGGCTACACGCGTCACTTGACCGCGGGGGAAATCGTTGCGCAAGCGGTTCACGTGGCGCGTGCGCTGCGCACCGCCGCGTTTGAAAAGTGTCACGTGATGCGTGACCCTTCGCCGGGTCGGGAGGCGGGGGAGAAATCCAGGGACGAGGCGGACCGGCATCGGGCACCGCCGACGCCGCGACTGCGCAACCTGGTGCTGATGGGCATGGGCGAACCGTTGCACAACTACGAGGCCGTGATGCGTGCCGTTGATATTCTCCGCGACGACGGCGGGCTCGCGCTGGGGGCGGAGCGGATCACGTTGAGCACGGTGGGCGTGGTGCCCGGGATCCTGCGGCTGGCGGCGGAAAAACGACCGGTGCATCTCGCCGTGTCATTGCACGCGGCGGATCAGGAGGAACGCGCCGCGCTCGTGCCGGTGGCAAAAAAATGGCCGCTCGACGAACTGATGGCCGCGTGCCGCACCTACAGCGAAACGACGGGCCGGCGGGTGTTCTACGAATGGACCTTGATCGAGGGAAGAAACGATACGGCGGCGCACGCGCGTGCGGTCGGCCGGCTGCTCCGGGGATTGCCGGCGCAGGTGAACCTGATCCCGCTGAATCCCACTGCCGGCTATGATGGGACCCCTGGCCGGACCGAGGCCGCGCGGCGGTTTCAGGAGATCCTCTCGCGAGAGTTCGCGTTGCCGAGTACGGTCCGGCAGCGTCGCGGGATCGACATCGCGGCCGGCTGCGGGCAGCTCGCGGTCGCCGAGCAGTCATAG
- a CDS encoding response regulator, protein MARNPASDRVLRTLATLSHSGVLVTDASGHVTWLNPRFTEQTGYPANELEGRRLDVVVRLLAPDSGVAAVVARALAAGEPRSFTVAQASRDGRETWMQLALAPVVLRNGRKQGFVLVQDDLTEKREHYAMLRQANAAMEDLNTQFEHAIDRAQQLAMEAAVANQAKSAFLAMMSHEIRTPLNGVIGMTGVLEATELDDEQRECLRTIKMSGEALLAVVNDTLDYSKIEAGRLELEQVDFDLRGCAEEAAELLAGKAFAKKLELVCDVAEDAPRRIIGDPVRLRQIFVNLLGNAVKFTPAGEIVLQIRVLEFDGEAYALQLGVRDTGIGIAADKQHRLFQSFSQVDSSTTRQYGGTGLGLAISKRLAELMGGTMWVESEVGRGSAFLFTIRARRADPITRPPPPQPLKGRRVLVVDDNATSRDVLARHLRYFGAEPICVASTTDGDARLANGERFALALVDQQMPEGAGDAWARAVATRGKPCPILLLHAVGERTNEPAIDGIVHKPIRRESLGERASQVLGARIKPLAVPAPVDDTRGMAVRMPLRILMAEDNVVNQTVARHQLARLGYAVEMVPNGLEAVLLATERDFDVILMDVQMPELDGFEATRRIRAVRPLDSLPWIIALTAGVGTADRSVARTAGMNEYLAKPLRHETLQQALARAYAEVQIRRQAENKAGPRPAV, encoded by the coding sequence GTGGCCCGAAACCCAGCGAGCGACCGGGTGCTGCGCACGCTGGCCACCCTCTCTCATTCCGGAGTGCTGGTCACGGACGCCAGCGGCCACGTCACTTGGCTGAACCCGCGGTTCACCGAACAGACCGGGTATCCCGCGAACGAACTCGAGGGCCGGCGCTTGGACGTCGTGGTGCGGCTGCTGGCGCCGGATTCGGGGGTTGCGGCAGTCGTCGCCCGCGCGCTGGCCGCCGGTGAACCGCGCTCGTTCACGGTGGCCCAAGCCAGCCGGGACGGACGGGAAACGTGGATGCAGCTGGCGCTCGCCCCCGTGGTCCTGCGCAATGGTCGCAAGCAGGGTTTCGTGCTCGTGCAGGACGATCTCACCGAGAAACGAGAGCACTACGCGATGCTTCGGCAGGCGAACGCCGCGATGGAGGACCTCAACACCCAGTTCGAACACGCCATCGACCGTGCGCAGCAACTCGCCATGGAAGCCGCTGTCGCCAACCAGGCGAAGAGCGCGTTCCTCGCGATGATGAGCCACGAGATTCGCACGCCGCTCAACGGCGTCATTGGCATGACCGGCGTCCTCGAGGCGACCGAGCTCGACGACGAGCAGCGCGAATGTCTGCGCACGATCAAGATGTCCGGCGAGGCGTTGCTCGCGGTGGTCAACGACACGCTCGACTATTCCAAGATCGAAGCCGGCCGGCTGGAGCTCGAGCAGGTGGATTTCGATCTGCGCGGCTGCGCCGAGGAAGCGGCTGAGCTGCTCGCGGGCAAGGCCTTCGCGAAAAAGCTCGAGCTCGTCTGTGATGTCGCGGAGGACGCGCCGCGACGGATCATCGGTGATCCGGTGCGGCTGCGGCAGATCTTCGTCAACCTGCTCGGCAACGCGGTGAAATTCACGCCCGCCGGCGAGATCGTGCTGCAAATCCGCGTGCTCGAATTCGACGGCGAGGCGTATGCGCTGCAGCTCGGCGTGCGCGACACCGGCATCGGCATCGCCGCCGACAAACAGCACCGGCTCTTCCAAAGTTTCTCCCAGGTGGACTCGTCCACCACGCGCCAGTATGGCGGCACCGGTCTCGGCCTCGCCATCAGCAAGCGACTCGCCGAGCTGATGGGAGGCACCATGTGGGTCGAAAGCGAAGTCGGCCGCGGCTCCGCGTTTCTGTTCACCATCCGCGCCCGGCGCGCGGATCCGATCACGCGCCCGCCGCCGCCCCAGCCACTGAAAGGCCGCCGTGTGCTCGTCGTCGATGACAACGCCACGAGTCGCGACGTGCTCGCGCGACACCTGCGGTATTTCGGCGCCGAACCGATTTGCGTCGCGAGCACCACGGACGGAGACGCCCGGCTGGCGAATGGCGAACGCTTCGCGCTCGCGCTCGTGGACCAGCAGATGCCCGAGGGCGCGGGTGATGCGTGGGCGCGCGCGGTCGCCACGCGTGGCAAGCCCTGTCCGATCCTGCTGCTGCACGCCGTTGGCGAACGCACCAACGAGCCGGCGATCGATGGCATCGTGCACAAGCCGATCCGCCGGGAGTCGCTCGGCGAACGCGCCTCCCAAGTGCTCGGGGCGCGCATCAAACCGCTTGCCGTGCCCGCGCCGGTCGACGACACGCGCGGTATGGCCGTACGCATGCCGCTGCGAATTCTGATGGCGGAGGACAACGTGGTGAATCAGACGGTCGCGCGGCACCAGCTCGCCCGGCTCGGCTATGCCGTCGAGATGGTGCCCAACGGACTCGAGGCCGTCCTTCTCGCGACCGAACGCGATTTCGACGTGATTCTCATGGACGTGCAGATGCCCGAGCTTGACGGGTTCGAGGCGACCCGGCGGATCCGGGCGGTGCGTCCGCTCGACAGTCTGCCTTGGATCATCGCGCTGACCGCCGGGGTGGGAACGGCCGATCGCAGCGTCGCACGCACTGCCGGCATGAACGAGTACCTCGCCAAGCCGCTCCGGCACGAGACACTCCAACAGGCCTTGGCCCGCGCCTATGCGGAAGTTCAGATCCGTCGCCAGGCGGAGAACAAAGCCGGTCCGCGGCCGGCGGTGTAG
- a CDS encoding 3-deoxy-7-phosphoheptulonate synthase: protein MPYRTADLRIRAIKPLVPPAALAADLPLPEAAETTVAEARNAIAAVLTGHDDRLIVVVGPCSIHDPEAAVDYAGRLREIVPLYASELLIVMRVYFEKPRTVVGWKGLINDPDRDGSCEINRGLRLARKLMLDVTALGLPIATEFLDTTLGQYYAELVSWGGIGARTVESQVHRELASGLSMPVGFKNRTDGDVQVAVNAIRSARQPHWFPSLTRDGVPAIMGTRGNEHAHLVLRGGTRGPNFPAAEVSAAAALLRQHQLSPYLMVDCSHANSGKDPERQPAVAAELAAQIAGGQQAIAAVMLESNLVGGTQDYRATPLIYGRSVTDACLAWEKTLPVFATLAEAVRTRRARK from the coding sequence ATGCCTTACCGCACCGCCGATCTTCGCATCCGCGCGATCAAGCCACTCGTGCCGCCGGCCGCTCTGGCCGCGGACTTGCCGCTGCCGGAGGCTGCTGAGACGACCGTCGCCGAAGCCCGCAACGCCATCGCCGCGGTGCTGACGGGCCACGACGACCGGCTGATCGTCGTCGTGGGTCCGTGCTCGATCCACGATCCGGAGGCAGCGGTCGACTACGCCGGCCGGTTGCGCGAGATCGTGCCCCTCTACGCGTCCGAGTTGCTGATCGTGATGCGCGTCTATTTCGAGAAACCGCGCACCGTCGTCGGCTGGAAGGGCTTGATCAACGATCCCGATCGCGACGGCAGTTGCGAGATCAACCGCGGCCTGCGGCTGGCTCGCAAGCTGATGCTCGATGTCACAGCGCTCGGACTGCCGATCGCGACCGAGTTCCTGGATACCACGCTCGGCCAGTATTACGCTGAGCTCGTGTCGTGGGGCGGCATTGGCGCCCGCACGGTGGAGAGCCAGGTGCATCGCGAGCTCGCGTCCGGCCTGTCGATGCCGGTGGGCTTCAAGAACCGCACCGACGGCGACGTGCAGGTGGCGGTGAACGCGATCCGATCGGCGCGCCAGCCGCACTGGTTTCCCTCGCTCACGCGCGACGGCGTGCCGGCGATCATGGGCACGCGCGGCAACGAGCACGCGCATCTCGTCCTGCGCGGCGGCACGCGCGGACCGAATTTCCCCGCGGCCGAAGTGAGCGCGGCCGCCGCGCTGCTGCGGCAACACCAGCTTTCGCCTTACCTGATGGTCGACTGCAGCCATGCGAACAGCGGCAAGGATCCGGAGCGGCAGCCCGCCGTCGCTGCCGAGCTCGCGGCGCAGATCGCGGGCGGGCAGCAGGCGATCGCCGCGGTCATGCTCGAAAGCAACCTCGTCGGGGGCACGCAGGATTACCGCGCGACGCCGCTGATCTACGGCCGCAGTGTGACGGATGCGTGTCTCGCCTGGGAGAAAACGCTGCCGGTGTTCGCCACCCTCGCCGAGGCGGTGCGCACCCGACGCGCCCGAAAATAG
- a CDS encoding DNA alkylation repair protein, giving the protein MTTAEEIIAHLRSLRNQRNIDGMRRFGIAPTGEQLGIAAPVLRAIAREHRRDHELALALWSSGIHEARGLATLVEDPRQVTRGQAERWVRDCDNWAATDALAFLLDRTPFAEEKAHAWSTRKAEFVKRAAFSIMAGMAVHRKELPDSVFLGFLPVIARESTDERNFVRKAVNWALRQIGKRNARLLGAAIAQGVKIQRLDSRAARWIAADALRELRSRR; this is encoded by the coding sequence ATGACGACCGCGGAAGAAATCATCGCTCACCTGCGCTCGTTGCGCAATCAGCGCAATATCGATGGCATGCGTCGGTTCGGCATTGCGCCCACCGGCGAGCAGCTGGGCATTGCAGCTCCGGTCCTCCGCGCGATCGCGCGCGAGCACCGGCGCGACCACGAGCTCGCGCTCGCGTTGTGGTCCAGCGGCATCCACGAGGCGCGAGGGTTGGCCACGCTGGTGGAGGATCCGCGGCAGGTCACGCGCGGCCAGGCGGAACGCTGGGTGCGCGACTGCGACAACTGGGCCGCAACCGACGCGCTCGCGTTCCTGCTGGATCGCACGCCCTTCGCCGAGGAAAAAGCCCACGCGTGGAGCACACGCAAAGCCGAGTTCGTGAAGCGCGCCGCATTTTCCATCATGGCCGGGATGGCCGTGCATCGGAAGGAGCTGCCCGATTCGGTGTTTCTCGGTTTCTTGCCGGTGATCGCCCGGGAAAGCACGGACGAACGGAATTTCGTACGCAAGGCGGTGAACTGGGCGCTGCGGCAGATCGGCAAACGCAACGCCCGGCTGCTCGGCGCAGCCATCGCGCAAGGGGTGAAGATCCAGCGGCTCGATTCCCGCGCCGCGCGCTGGATCGCCGCTGACGCCCTGCGCGAACTGCGGAGCCGGCGCTGA
- a CDS encoding N-acetylglucosamine kinase: MGSPSYKIGIDGGGTKTECILVDASGRIAAHRLAPGCNPSVVGQDQARLIVTDALCGLLNAARSENPAAHITQTQLFMAGTAHFWNEFASSLTDFGAVTAGPDSLPVLELATDGQPGLVLHSGTGSFVAARDRKGGVHYAGGLGWRFGDPGSAYDLGRRAISRALLELQGWLPTSRIGPTVRDSTGLGESADASAVTRYFYSDPTPNRKIAALAPAVLRLASEGDHSAHALIVESASELIDLAARVVTHLFSGVPTDSLRAGLSGPILTHPVVREVLAPRSPLPLEPVTATPIEGVRRLLLREG; encoded by the coding sequence CGGCTGGCGCCCGGCTGCAATCCCAGCGTCGTCGGCCAGGACCAGGCGCGGCTGATCGTCACCGACGCGCTCTGCGGGTTGCTCAACGCTGCGCGCAGCGAGAACCCCGCCGCTCACATTACCCAAACGCAGTTGTTCATGGCGGGCACCGCGCATTTCTGGAACGAGTTTGCCAGCAGTCTCACCGATTTCGGCGCCGTAACGGCCGGACCTGATTCGCTGCCGGTGCTGGAGTTGGCGACGGACGGGCAACCCGGGCTCGTGCTGCACTCGGGCACCGGCTCGTTCGTCGCTGCCCGCGACCGGAAAGGCGGCGTCCATTATGCCGGCGGTCTCGGCTGGCGCTTCGGCGATCCGGGCAGCGCCTATGATCTTGGCCGGCGGGCGATTTCACGCGCGCTACTCGAGCTGCAAGGCTGGCTGCCCACCTCGCGCATCGGGCCGACCGTGCGCGACTCGACCGGACTCGGCGAATCCGCCGACGCCAGCGCCGTCACCCGCTACTTTTACAGCGATCCGACGCCGAACCGCAAAATCGCCGCGCTCGCGCCGGCCGTCCTGCGGCTCGCCAGCGAAGGCGATCACAGCGCTCACGCCCTCATCGTCGAATCCGCCAGCGAACTCATCGATCTCGCCGCCCGCGTGGTGACGCATCTGTTTTCGGGTGTGCCCACCGACTCGCTTCGCGCCGGACTGAGCGGTCCGATCCTTACGCATCCGGTCGTGCGCGAGGTGCTCGCGCCGCGCTCACCGCTGCCGCTCGAACCCGTCACGGCGACGCCGATCGAAGGCGTCCGCCGGCTGCTGCTGCGCGAAGGATAG